One part of the Acetoanaerobium sticklandii genome encodes these proteins:
- a CDS encoding VanW family protein: protein MKKVGIILVISFILIATSAAMYLNSLTQDNFIYPGISINGVDVSGLTVTQAKEVLQDRAKVGKVSFTHNEKKWNYDLKELGFEYDYDSSIDEAFKIGRSDNILENWITVLKLNNNKQINLELSRTDKYENFDEIFSKIKSEVDRQAVDADISINTAISITPEQDGYEVDIDKLKNLLITELKDKNEDIIIEVPVKVTQASVKREQLSSINGIIGEFTTTFNAKVAGRSTNIRLASSKVDSVLLMPGQEFSFNNATGKITLAAGYKNAPVIVKGELQEGVGGGVCQVSTTLYNSVLYAGLDVVQRRAHSIPSSYVSIGRDAAVAYGSLDFVFRNSHDYPVYIKAFVSGNKVTARIYGDTTKHKNKTLSSQVVEQIPRQVKYVNDPTLPLGKEVIDDPGRDGIKSVTYENVDGQTKVVSRDHYPAKTKVIKVGTGPAEAPAVNLNPEAINESVNTQNQENTIIDSIFGGR from the coding sequence GTGAAAAAAGTTGGCATTATATTAGTAATAAGCTTTATACTGATTGCTACATCTGCTGCTATGTACCTTAATAGTTTGACACAAGATAATTTCATTTATCCTGGGATTTCAATTAATGGCGTAGATGTCAGTGGGCTTACAGTAACACAAGCAAAAGAGGTTCTGCAAGACAGAGCTAAAGTAGGGAAAGTTAGCTTTACCCATAATGAAAAAAAATGGAATTATGATTTGAAAGAGCTGGGATTTGAGTATGATTATGATAGCTCAATTGATGAAGCATTTAAAATTGGTCGTAGTGATAATATACTAGAAAATTGGATAACTGTTTTAAAGCTAAATAATAATAAACAAATTAATTTGGAATTATCGAGAACTGATAAATATGAGAATTTTGATGAAATATTTTCTAAAATTAAATCAGAGGTAGATCGTCAAGCAGTTGATGCAGACATCTCTATAAATACTGCTATATCTATTACTCCAGAACAAGACGGCTACGAAGTGGACATAGATAAGCTAAAAAATTTATTAATAACAGAATTAAAAGATAAAAACGAAGATATTATAATTGAAGTGCCTGTTAAGGTAACTCAAGCCAGTGTAAAAAGAGAGCAATTATCATCAATTAATGGAATAATAGGAGAATTTACTACAACCTTCAATGCTAAGGTAGCAGGAAGAAGCACAAATATAAGATTGGCATCTAGCAAAGTGGATTCCGTCCTTCTAATGCCAGGTCAAGAATTTAGCTTTAACAATGCCACCGGAAAAATAACATTGGCAGCAGGATATAAAAATGCCCCTGTAATTGTAAAGGGAGAGTTACAAGAGGGAGTAGGTGGAGGAGTATGTCAGGTTTCAACTACTTTATACAACTCTGTTTTATATGCAGGACTTGATGTAGTTCAAAGAAGAGCTCATTCTATACCTTCTAGCTACGTATCTATAGGACGAGATGCAGCTGTAGCCTATGGCTCGCTTGATTTTGTATTTAGAAATTCTCATGATTACCCAGTGTATATAAAAGCTTTCGTTTCTGGCAATAAAGTTACAGCTAGGATATATGGAGATACAACCAAGCATAAAAATAAGACTTTGTCATCACAAGTTGTAGAGCAGATTCCTAGACAAGTAAAATATGTCAATGATCCAACCTTGCCGCTAGGTAAAGAAGTAATTGATGACCCAGGTAGAGATGGGATAAAATCAGTGACATATGAAAATGTTGATGGCCAAACAAAAGTTGTGTCTAGAGATCATTATCCAGCCAAAACCAAGGTTATTAAAGTCGGTACTGGACCAGCAGAGGCTCCAGCAGTAAATTTAAACCCAGAGGCAATAAATGAATCTGTAAATACACAAAATCAAGAAAATACAATAATAGATTCTATTTTTGGAGGAAGATAA
- the lepB gene encoding signal peptidase I, with amino-acid sequence MSDNVKKEIFEWLKTIAIAGAMALLITSFVRPTLVRGVSMFPTLEENDYLLIYRQAYRSDLPEHGDIIVFKSHLLQTNGKEKDLVKRVIGVPGDHVVVMDGKVFVNDEELSEAYINGNYTDGNVDEIVPDGYIFAMGDNRPNSLDSREESVGMIPLDDIIGKVFIRLYPFNKITTL; translated from the coding sequence TTGAGCGATAATGTAAAAAAAGAAATTTTTGAATGGCTTAAAACTATAGCGATAGCAGGAGCGATGGCTCTGCTTATAACAAGCTTTGTAAGACCTACACTGGTTAGAGGAGTGTCTATGTTTCCAACTTTGGAAGAAAATGATTATTTACTTATTTATAGACAGGCATATAGAAGTGACCTGCCAGAGCATGGAGATATCATAGTTTTTAAATCGCATTTACTACAAACAAATGGGAAAGAAAAAGATTTAGTTAAAAGAGTTATAGGAGTTCCTGGCGACCATGTTGTTGTAATGGATGGAAAAGTATTTGTCAATGATGAGGAGCTAAGTGAAGCCTATATTAATGGAAATTATACAGATGGAAATGTAGATGAAATAGTACCTGATGGATATATTTTTGCTATGGGAGATAATAGACCCAATAGCTTAGATAGTAGAGAAGAGTCCGTGGGGATGATTCCTTTAGATGATATTATAGGAAAAGTATTTATTAGACTTTATCCATTTAATAAGATTACTACATTATAG
- the nth gene encoding endonuclease III — MSKYNIIVKTLLDTYPDAKCELEYKTPYELLVATVLSAQSTDVRVNIVTKELFKNYNTPEKILKLGEEKLMEYIKSIGFYNVKSKNIIALSHLLIQNYDSQVPDEMDELLKLPGVGRKTANVVLSNCFGVPAIAVDTHVFRVSTRLGFSDKKDPLQVEQDLMKKISKKYWTDAHHAFIFHGRRICKARNPICELCSVQSYCKFYKKKKG; from the coding sequence ATGAGTAAGTATAATATTATTGTAAAGACATTACTTGATACTTATCCTGATGCAAAATGTGAGCTTGAATATAAAACACCTTACGAGCTATTGGTGGCTACTGTTTTAAGTGCTCAATCGACGGATGTAAGAGTCAATATTGTTACAAAAGAGCTTTTTAAAAACTATAATACTCCTGAAAAAATTCTTAAGCTAGGAGAAGAAAAATTGATGGAGTACATAAAAAGTATAGGCTTTTATAATGTCAAATCAAAAAATATAATAGCATTATCACATTTGCTGATACAAAATTATGACAGTCAAGTGCCAGATGAAATGGATGAACTTTTAAAACTACCTGGTGTGGGAAGGAAAACTGCAAATGTAGTACTTAGCAATTGCTTTGGAGTTCCTGCTATAGCTGTGGATACTCATGTTTTTAGAGTGTCTACAAGACTGGGCTTCTCTGATAAAAAGGACCCTCTTCAAGTTGAACAAGATTTAATGAAGAAAATATCGAAAAAATACTGGACCGATGCTCATCATGCATTTATTTTTCATGGAAGAAGGATTTGTAAGGCAAGGAATCCAATTTGTGAGCTATGTTCAGTACAAAGCTATTGTAAATTTTATAAAAAGAAAAAGGGGTAG
- a CDS encoding GNAT family N-acetyltransferase has translation MHKDINNQLSKLQIREILEEDAVITLKLVLEMADESDNYPFTSEDYAMSIENQRSFINYMNSLDNCIFLGAFIENELCGILYLEGGRRQRTHHICNLGMGVKKEYWNNKIGSALMSKAMEFVYDSEHIAKIDLQVRIDNKYAIALYKKFGFEIEGKNKRALFIDGDFVDYLNMGKVID, from the coding sequence ATGCACAAGGACATTAATAATCAGTTATCAAAACTCCAAATCAGAGAAATTCTTGAAGAAGATGCTGTGATAACCTTAAAATTAGTTTTAGAGATGGCTGATGAATCAGACAATTATCCATTTACATCTGAAGATTATGCTATGTCGATTGAGAACCAGCGCTCATTCATAAACTATATGAATAGTTTAGATAATTGCATATTTTTAGGTGCTTTTATAGAAAATGAGCTTTGTGGAATACTTTACTTAGAAGGTGGGAGAAGACAAAGGACTCACCATATTTGTAATTTAGGAATGGGAGTAAAAAAAGAGTACTGGAATAATAAAATTGGCTCGGCTTTGATGTCAAAGGCCATGGAGTTTGTATATGATAGTGAGCATATTGCAAAGATTGATTTACAGGTTAGAATAGATAATAAGTATGCGATTGCTCTCTATAAAAAATTTGGTTTTGAAATTGAGGGTAAGAATAAAAGAGCTTTGTTTATTGATGGAGATTTTGTCGACTATTTAAACATGGGCAAAGTAATAGATTAG
- a CDS encoding Cof-type HAD-IIB family hydrolase: protein MIKLIVSDMDGTLLNSSKKISQKTSQAIKFAKTMGVDFTLATGRMYSSAAIFARQLNIEKPIIACNGALIKKHTSNEVLYEKSINYKTADLLYKVLEECGLYYHMYTQDRFFTKELKYTSLSYWNNNKTASDEDKIDIEVIEDFSNVCTEDYGILKFVAIEDEHPEKLLKARAMLEDIEGLELSQSWHNNLEIMSENISKGNALKILAKECNINLSEIMAIGDQHNDISMIVEAGIGVAMDNAEQNVKKYANLVTSSNDEDGVAKAIMNLFK from the coding sequence ATGATTAAATTAATAGTAAGTGATATGGATGGAACTTTACTAAATTCATCAAAAAAAATATCTCAAAAAACAAGTCAAGCTATAAAGTTTGCTAAAACAATGGGAGTTGACTTTACATTAGCCACTGGAAGAATGTATTCTTCAGCAGCAATATTTGCAAGGCAACTTAATATAGAAAAACCTATAATTGCATGTAACGGAGCTTTGATAAAAAAACATACAAGCAATGAAGTTCTTTATGAGAAGAGCATAAACTATAAAACCGCTGATTTACTTTATAAAGTATTAGAAGAATGTGGATTATATTATCATATGTACACTCAGGATAGATTCTTTACGAAGGAGCTTAAATATACCTCATTAAGCTACTGGAATAATAATAAGACTGCTTCAGATGAGGATAAAATTGACATAGAAGTAATTGAAGATTTTTCTAATGTATGCACAGAAGACTATGGTATATTAAAGTTTGTTGCCATAGAAGATGAGCATCCAGAAAAATTGTTAAAAGCTAGAGCAATGTTAGAAGATATAGAGGGCTTAGAATTAAGCCAATCTTGGCATAATAATTTAGAGATAATGTCAGAAAATATTTCTAAAGGAAATGCACTTAAGATTTTAGCAAAAGAATGCAATATTAATCTTAGCGAAATTATGGCGATTGGAGATCAACATAACGACATAAGCATGATAGTCGAAGCAGGAATTGGTGTGGCTATGGATAATGCTGAGCAGAATGTAAAAAAATATGCAAATCTTGTAACTTCATCAAATGATGAGGATGGGGTTGCTAAAGCAATTATGAATTTATTTAAGTGA
- a CDS encoding nucleoside kinase, with the protein MIVLITITTQSGEFKVEKNTTLEQILSMERMDFLYPVTLGLVNNNLRELSYELEEDSFVNWIDITDPDGRRTYMRSLTFLFIRALEELLPGAVTKIQHSLSNGFFCEVEYEEKLNVDDVQKIELRMREFVDSNEKIIRFRVPKEEAINIYKKQNREGKLNLLKYKNTSTVHLYRCGWLEDYFYGYMVPSTAMLHTFSLRLYNDGIVLLGPDIKEPHKVSRFIHQPKLFKIYKEAKRWAKIINLPNAASLNILVENNNHPEIIRLAEAYHEKKICDIADMIKKDSEKGKIILIAGPSSSGKTSFAQRLKLQLMVNGLSPVSLSVDDYFVNRDITPLDEYGEKDYESIYAIDLKTFNEDIEKLILGYEVNLPSFNFKTGTREYFEEKKISIEENQPLIIEGIHALNPILTQSIPDGNKFKIYISALTQLNLDEHNKIPTTDLRLIRRIVRDYHHRSYSASSTLSMWQSVNRGERKNIFPYQENADIMFNSALIYELAVLKKHVVPLLEDIKEDDPVFREAKRLLKFLQYFVDINDESDIINTSLLREFIGGSKLVH; encoded by the coding sequence ATGATAGTCTTGATTACTATAACTACTCAGTCGGGTGAATTTAAAGTTGAAAAAAACACTACCTTAGAGCAAATTTTAAGCATGGAGAGAATGGATTTTTTATATCCAGTTACTTTGGGTCTAGTAAATAATAATCTTAGAGAGCTTAGCTATGAACTAGAGGAAGACTCATTTGTTAATTGGATTGATATTACTGACCCTGATGGAAGACGAACATATATGAGGAGTCTTACTTTTTTATTTATCAGGGCATTGGAAGAACTGCTCCCAGGAGCTGTGACGAAAATTCAGCATTCCCTTAGCAATGGATTTTTTTGCGAAGTTGAGTATGAAGAAAAGTTAAATGTAGATGATGTTCAAAAGATTGAGCTCAGAATGAGAGAATTCGTAGATTCAAATGAGAAAATAATTAGATTCAGAGTTCCAAAAGAAGAAGCAATTAATATATATAAAAAACAAAATCGCGAAGGAAAATTGAATTTATTAAAGTATAAAAACACGTCGACAGTTCATTTGTATAGATGTGGGTGGCTTGAGGATTATTTTTATGGCTACATGGTTCCATCGACAGCTATGCTTCACACATTTTCATTAAGGTTATACAATGATGGAATAGTGTTACTAGGACCTGATATAAAAGAACCTCATAAAGTTAGTAGGTTTATACATCAGCCTAAATTATTTAAAATATATAAAGAAGCTAAACGTTGGGCCAAAATAATTAATCTACCAAATGCAGCATCACTAAACATTTTAGTAGAAAATAATAACCACCCAGAGATTATAAGACTTGCTGAAGCATATCATGAAAAGAAAATTTGCGATATTGCTGATATGATAAAAAAAGATTCAGAAAAAGGAAAGATAATTTTAATTGCAGGGCCATCTTCTTCAGGAAAAACAAGCTTTGCACAAAGACTCAAGCTTCAACTTATGGTAAATGGTTTATCTCCAGTGTCTTTATCTGTCGATGATTATTTTGTAAATAGGGATATAACTCCACTAGACGAGTATGGGGAAAAGGATTATGAGTCTATTTATGCTATAGATTTAAAAACATTTAATGAAGATATTGAAAAGCTTATCCTAGGCTATGAAGTTAATTTGCCAAGCTTTAATTTTAAAACTGGCACTAGAGAATACTTTGAAGAAAAAAAAATTTCTATTGAGGAAAATCAGCCACTAATAATAGAAGGAATACATGCTCTTAACCCTATTCTCACACAATCAATACCTGATGGAAATAAATTTAAAATCTATATAAGTGCTCTAACTCAGCTAAACCTAGATGAACATAACAAAATTCCGACTACTGACTTAAGACTTATAAGAAGGATAGTTAGGGATTATCATCACAGATCGTATTCTGCATCTTCCACTTTATCAATGTGGCAAAGTGTAAATAGAGGAGAGCGAAAAAATATTTTCCCTTATCAAGAAAATGCTGATATAATGTTTAACTCCGCTCTTATATATGAGCTGGCTGTTTTAAAAAAGCATGTGGTGCCTCTTTTAGAGGATATAAAGGAAGACGACCCTGTTTTTAGAGAAGCAAAAAGGCTACTTAAATTTCTCCAGTATTTTGTTGATATTAATGACGAATCAGATATCATCAACACATCACTTCTTAGAGAATTTATAGGTGGAAGTAAATTGGTGCATTAA
- a CDS encoding epoxyqueuosine reductase has translation MIDIINQENIDQYTIINVNSIKDSLDKFSFYLEERKLLGAQLDLEEQNLVSRLKLDINNKPASSIICIFFPYLTESHSFDSNISVSAQGIDYHIWAKDKLKRIVQKLQIKYPNSTFSIQVDNGPLNERFFALESGLGYKGINNMVINEVYGSYGFIGLIVTDLVLKEKRLPKKNCINCGKCIEYCPGKALNYKKGFIGQRCASYLTQKKTELSDSEIAILKKSNKVYGCDICQIVCPHNRDIKKSQEINDVIKRLNLNDIASLSNKEFKKKFGNRAFAWRGKNILVRNFNIIGD, from the coding sequence ATGATTGATATAATAAACCAGGAAAATATAGATCAATATACTATTATAAACGTAAATTCAATAAAAGATAGTCTTGATAAATTCAGCTTTTATCTTGAAGAAAGAAAATTATTAGGAGCTCAATTGGACCTTGAAGAGCAAAATTTAGTCTCGAGGCTAAAATTAGATATAAATAATAAACCTGCAAGTAGTATAATATGTATATTTTTCCCTTATCTTACAGAAAGTCATAGCTTCGATTCTAATATTTCCGTATCCGCTCAAGGTATAGATTATCATATTTGGGCAAAAGACAAGCTAAAAAGAATTGTGCAAAAACTTCAAATAAAATATCCAAATAGCACTTTTTCTATTCAAGTTGACAATGGACCACTAAATGAGAGATTTTTTGCTTTGGAATCAGGCTTAGGCTATAAAGGAATTAATAATATGGTAATAAATGAAGTGTATGGAAGCTATGGCTTTATAGGTCTAATCGTCACGGACTTAGTGTTAAAGGAGAAGAGGCTTCCTAAAAAAAATTGTATTAATTGTGGAAAATGCATAGAATATTGTCCCGGAAAGGCTTTAAATTATAAAAAAGGTTTTATTGGACAAAGATGTGCTTCTTATCTTACTCAAAAGAAAACAGAGCTAAGTGATAGTGAAATAGCTATTTTAAAAAAAAGTAATAAAGTATATGGATGTGATATTTGCCAAATAGTATGCCCTCACAATAGAGATATAAAAAAATCTCAAGAAATTAATGATGTTATAAAAAGACTTAATCTAAATGATATTGCCAGCTTAAGTAATAAAGAATTTAAAAAAAAATTTGGAAATAGAGCTTTTGCATGGAGAGGCAAAAATATATTAGTGAGGAATTTTAATATTATTGGAGATTGA
- a CDS encoding TIM barrel protein, producing MIGISALSYDLEQKITLFHEYKDIEFIEYGIDEATDIEALNHHMSKKENKDIKISIHLPLKTNLVEDIGFLRDANFNYVSNIIREVSYLKPLYFNTHLGNVFYSKYTSNYKNYIQKANEFIQRLLVEFPNINIYTENVYSFLNQASSDLCAVGTKPIEFMDLFEIANNKSLGFCFDLGHALIQDEDFSNVIKNYNSMLHFNLNDKTSDQHLGLSKTGKYTKKFFYELIDKYGFSYIVLELDSSKAKETIEILELNKL from the coding sequence ATGATAGGAATTAGTGCTTTGAGTTACGATTTAGAACAAAAGATTACTTTGTTTCATGAATACAAGGATATAGAATTTATTGAATATGGGATAGATGAAGCTACAGATATCGAAGCTTTGAACCATCATATGAGCAAAAAAGAGAATAAAGATATAAAAATCAGCATCCATTTGCCATTGAAAACTAACCTTGTAGAAGATATAGGGTTTCTTAGAGATGCCAATTTTAACTATGTTAGTAATATTATTAGAGAGGTTAGCTATTTGAAACCTCTCTATTTTAATACTCATTTAGGAAATGTATTTTATAGTAAATATACTTCAAATTATAAAAATTATATCCAAAAAGCAAATGAGTTTATTCAAAGACTATTAGTAGAATTTCCTAATATAAATATCTACACAGAAAATGTTTATAGTTTTTTAAATCAAGCTAGCAGTGATTTATGTGCTGTTGGTACTAAGCCTATAGAATTCATGGATTTGTTTGAAATAGCGAATAATAAATCGTTAGGGTTCTGCTTTGACCTAGGGCACGCATTGATTCAAGATGAAGATTTTAGCAATGTAATCAAAAACTATAATTCTATGCTTCATTTTAACTTAAATGATAAAACCTCAGATCAGCATTTAGGGCTTTCAAAAACGGGTAAATATACAAAGAAATTTTTTTATGAGCTTATAGATAAGTATGGTTTTAGTTATATAGTTTTAGAACTTGATAGTTCAAAAGCAAAGGAAACTATAGAAATTTTAGAATTAAATAAACTCTAA
- a CDS encoding histidine phosphatase family protein gives MAVIYLIRHAQTVDNLSKKFSGYTDCKISDFGFLQLEKLSDKMKNIKVDYVYSSPLERATLTGNSFSNNLITCDNLIEMNFGDFEGLTLEEIKDKNPEEVSKLFKHGFEYKFPNGESLIDFHDRVKACFYDIVSQNHDNRIAIVSHSGTIRCILSEIIGESYKYHWNFQIDNCSISKITYDEGFGVINYMNDTNHLRCLND, from the coding sequence ATGGCAGTTATTTATTTAATAAGACATGCTCAAACAGTAGACAACTTAAGTAAAAAATTTTCTGGGTATACTGATTGCAAAATTAGTGACTTTGGATTTTTACAGTTAGAAAAGCTATCTGACAAGATGAAAAATATAAAAGTCGATTATGTTTATTCTTCTCCTCTTGAAAGAGCTACTTTAACAGGAAACTCATTTTCTAATAACCTTATAACTTGTGATAATCTAATTGAAATGAATTTTGGAGATTTTGAGGGCTTAACTTTAGAAGAAATAAAAGATAAAAATCCTGAGGAGGTTTCAAAGCTATTTAAGCATGGTTTTGAGTACAAGTTTCCAAATGGAGAGAGTTTGATAGATTTTCACGATAGAGTTAAAGCTTGTTTTTATGATATTGTGTCACAAAATCATGACAACAGAATAGCAATAGTTTCTCATTCTGGTACGATTAGATGTATTTTATCTGAAATTATTGGTGAGTCATATAAATATCACTGGAATTTCCAAATAGATAATTGCAGCATTTCTAAAATAACTTATGATGAAGGTTTTGGAGTAATTAATTATATGAATGATACAAATCACTTGAGGTGCTTAAATGATTAA
- the cobU gene encoding bifunctional adenosylcobinamide kinase/adenosylcobinamide-phosphate guanylyltransferase has translation MHKVILVTGGARSGKSYFAEQLCKNIGEKVSYLATSEAFDDEMKARVAKHKEQRPSSWKTYEAFENLKDLVPDMSSSSDTVILDCLTVMANNLIFHSDVDVENATQAEIDSLEKRIQEELVSFILALKYNKLNLVMVTNELGMGIVPENKLSRIYRDIIGRINQVAARYSDEVYFVVSGISQKIKG, from the coding sequence ATGCATAAAGTTATTTTAGTCACAGGAGGAGCTAGGTCTGGGAAAAGCTATTTTGCAGAGCAGCTATGTAAAAATATTGGTGAAAAGGTTTCTTATCTTGCTACAAGTGAAGCCTTCGATGATGAGATGAAGGCAAGAGTAGCGAAGCATAAGGAGCAAAGACCATCATCTTGGAAAACCTATGAAGCCTTCGAAAATCTTAAAGATCTGGTTCCAGATATGTCAAGTAGTTCAGATACAGTTATTTTAGATTGCCTTACTGTTATGGCAAATAACTTAATATTTCATTCTGATGTAGATGTTGAAAATGCAACACAAGCAGAAATAGATTCATTAGAAAAAAGAATTCAGGAAGAGTTAGTATCATTTATTTTAGCTCTAAAATACAACAAGCTTAATTTAGTTATGGTTACGAATGAGCTAGGGATGGGGATAGTTCCAGAAAACAAATTATCTAGAATATATAGAGATATTATTGGAAGGATAAATCAGGTGGCAGCTAGATATAGCGATGAAGTATATTTTGTTGTTTCTGGAATAAGTCAGAAAATAAAGGGGTAA
- a CDS encoding RusA family crossover junction endodeoxyribonuclease, which yields MLKFIIPGRPISKSNFKLSNKSGQAWLPHKGKYSKYAAYENYIAGIINQEYFGPPLEENLITILKLYFPNKRMGDIHNYPKSICDGIEKSGIILNDKQLKPFLILDYIDKDNPRVEIELYKSSEYNLIYQIQTK from the coding sequence ATGCTAAAGTTCATAATACCTGGCAGACCTATAAGTAAATCTAACTTCAAATTATCTAATAAAAGCGGGCAAGCTTGGCTACCTCACAAGGGAAAATATTCAAAATATGCAGCCTACGAGAACTACATAGCGGGAATCATAAATCAAGAATATTTTGGTCCTCCTCTAGAAGAAAATCTAATTACTATATTAAAGTTGTATTTTCCAAATAAGCGCATGGGCGATATTCATAATTATCCCAAAAGTATTTGCGATGGTATTGAAAAAAGCGGAATAATTCTCAATGATAAACAACTGAAACCATTTTTGATTTTAGATTATATAGATAAGGATAATCCTAGAGTTGAAATCGAATTATATAAGAGCTCTGAATATAATCTTATTTATCAAATTCAAACAAAATAG
- the cobS gene encoding adenosylcobinamide-GDP ribazoletransferase has translation MERFITLLSFLTRIPVKTSGKLDEEFHKSAKYFSLVGIVLGIFYLIFGVATSKIFGAHIGALVFISTNIILTGGLHLDGLGDTFDGLYSYRDKDRILEIMKDSRLGTNALLAILILILFKIALADKFISQGYYYGLFFMPVMGKMASVLACYKGKTAKKNGMGNAFIGKVSAIDFYIALGIGILAMVLPSILIKDYSIAIINVTVVIIVIILTLDYMNHVYKIIDGLTGDILGAICELAEVVYLFMYYLGVTLWQLFI, from the coding sequence TTGGAACGATTTATAACACTACTTTCCTTTCTAACTAGAATTCCAGTTAAGACATCTGGTAAGCTTGATGAAGAATTTCATAAATCAGCAAAATATTTCTCGTTAGTTGGAATTGTTTTAGGAATTTTCTATTTAATATTCGGTGTAGCCACCTCAAAAATATTTGGTGCGCACATCGGGGCACTTGTATTTATTTCTACAAATATTATTTTAACTGGAGGATTACATTTAGATGGGCTAGGAGATACCTTTGACGGACTTTACAGCTATAGAGACAAAGATAGAATCCTAGAAATTATGAAAGACTCTAGATTGGGGACAAATGCACTTTTAGCAATTCTGATTCTCATACTTTTTAAAATAGCCCTGGCAGATAAATTTATATCACAGGGTTATTACTATGGCTTATTTTTTATGCCCGTAATGGGAAAAATGGCTTCAGTTCTTGCTTGCTATAAAGGCAAAACAGCAAAAAAAAATGGAATGGGGAATGCATTTATAGGTAAGGTTTCGGCTATAGATTTTTATATAGCACTTGGAATTGGTATTCTTGCTATGGTTTTGCCTTCGATATTAATTAAAGATTATAGTATTGCAATTATAAATGTTACTGTAGTTATAATTGTGATTATACTTACATTAGACTATATGAATCATGTGTATAAAATAATAGATGGATTGACTGGAGATATTCTAGGAGCTATTTGCGAATTAGCAGAAGTAGTTTATTTATTTATGTATTATTTGGGGGTAACCTTATGGCAGTTATTTATTTAA
- a CDS encoding winged helix-turn-helix domain-containing protein, with the protein MKDIMVLRELEEIKAVSHPYRVEILEAFAEEPLSAKQLSEILGEPHAKINYYIKILLGAGILELVEERVKSGIIEKYYLPKAKMVVIDKSILNFPISDSVAQTINQASLSLFEKVSEDYYRAAETNEVGTKHLRHYNEYYLTEDEAKEIMNELEKRLIELLDGKQKKPEKEGTRPYNFATLAIPDVRKEKKKKSKG; encoded by the coding sequence ATGAAAGATATAATGGTATTAAGAGAATTAGAAGAGATTAAAGCTGTCTCACATCCTTATAGAGTTGAGATTTTAGAAGCATTTGCTGAAGAACCACTTTCTGCTAAGCAATTATCAGAAATTTTAGGAGAGCCTCATGCAAAAATCAATTATTACATTAAAATTTTACTTGGAGCTGGGATATTAGAACTAGTGGAAGAAAGAGTAAAATCTGGGATAATTGAAAAATATTATTTACCAAAAGCTAAAATGGTAGTAATAGATAAAAGTATCTTAAACTTTCCAATTAGCGATTCAGTGGCCCAAACAATAAATCAAGCATCTCTTTCTTTGTTTGAGAAAGTAAGTGAAGATTATTATAGAGCAGCTGAGACAAATGAAGTTGGAACAAAGCACCTTAGACATTACAATGAATATTATCTTACTGAGGATGAAGCAAAAGAAATTATGAATGAACTGGAAAAGAGACTTATAGAACTGCTAGATGGGAAGCAAAAGAAGCCAGAAAAAGAAGGTACAAGACCGTATAACTTTGCTACACTAGCAATCCCAGATGTTAGAAAAGAAAAAAAGAAAAAATCAAAGGGCTAA